The Agromyces mariniharenae genome includes a window with the following:
- the arfB gene encoding alternative ribosome rescue aminoacyl-tRNA hydrolase ArfB, translated as MPASHRPGLRVDSRLTIPESELSWRFSRSSGPGGQGVNTADSRVELVWDVADSTVLTPHQRERLLERLSGRIVDGVLTIAASEHRAQLRNRDAARARLAAVVADALRPPSPPRRPTRPSRGAEERRLEAKKRRTDVKRLRRPPQD; from the coding sequence ATGCCCGCCAGCCACCGTCCCGGTCTTCGGGTCGACTCCCGACTCACGATCCCCGAGTCCGAACTGTCGTGGCGGTTCTCGCGGTCGTCGGGTCCCGGCGGGCAGGGTGTGAACACGGCCGACTCCCGAGTGGAGCTCGTGTGGGATGTGGCGGACTCGACCGTCCTCACGCCGCACCAGCGGGAGCGACTCCTCGAACGCCTGAGCGGTCGCATCGTCGACGGAGTTCTGACGATCGCGGCATCCGAGCACCGCGCGCAACTGCGCAATCGGGATGCCGCGCGCGCCCGGCTCGCAGCCGTCGTGGCCGACGCGCTGCGGCCGCCGTCACCGCCGCGACGCCCGACCAGGCCGAGTCGCGGTGCCGAGGAACGGCGCTTGGAAGCGAAGAAGCGACGTACCGACGTCAAGCGATTGCGTCGCCCACCTCAGGACTGA
- the nrdI gene encoding class Ib ribonucleoside-diphosphate reductase assembly flavoprotein NrdI — protein MTNLVFFSSVSGNTKRFIEKLGRPAARIPLHARDDALHAEEPFVLIVPTYGGGDGKGAVPKQVIRFLNDPQNRALLRGVISAGNTNFGNAYGLAGDIIAAKTGVPHLYRFEVFGTPDDVRAVDEGLDAFWSQQAQRRTRQQQTA, from the coding sequence ATGACGAATCTCGTCTTCTTCTCCAGCGTCTCGGGCAACACCAAGCGCTTCATCGAGAAGCTCGGCCGCCCCGCGGCCCGCATCCCGCTGCACGCTCGCGACGACGCCCTGCACGCTGAAGAGCCGTTCGTGCTCATCGTCCCCACCTACGGCGGTGGCGACGGCAAGGGCGCTGTGCCGAAGCAGGTCATCAGGTTCCTGAACGACCCGCAGAACCGCGCGCTGCTGCGCGGCGTCATCAGCGCCGGCAACACCAACTTCGGGAACGCCTACGGCCTCGCCGGCGACATCATCGCCGCGAAGACGGGCGTGCCCCACCTGTATCGATTCGAAGTATTCGGAACACCAGACGACGTTCGCGCCGTCGACGAGGGATTGGACGCATTTTGGTCACAACAAGCACAGCGGCGAACTCGGCAGCAGCAGACGGCGTAG
- a CDS encoding Pr6Pr family membrane protein, whose protein sequence is MVALSGVVAGLLVNIDRAMREGQNRGDVLANYFSLFTIVSSILSVVVLLIAARWMRRHPGPSPEPVAIAMAMAAVTGPVILLGIVFNLLLRGDPAPIAATDPGWVAFMDSWATETLHVVLPIYFVLDLLFAGQRRGLPWSSLAIIVTYPLAWTIYTMVRGERVVNPDGSTSWWYPYGFLDPHTAGYGSAFTYIGGILFAFLLLGAGIIAIGRARERRAARHDVSTRPRIGGLPV, encoded by the coding sequence GTGGTCGCGCTCTCAGGCGTTGTCGCCGGGCTGCTGGTCAACATCGATCGCGCGATGCGCGAGGGGCAGAATCGCGGCGACGTGCTCGCGAACTACTTCAGCCTGTTCACGATCGTGTCGTCGATCCTCAGCGTGGTCGTGCTGCTGATCGCGGCGCGATGGATGCGGCGGCATCCCGGGCCCTCGCCCGAGCCGGTCGCCATCGCCATGGCGATGGCGGCGGTCACCGGGCCGGTGATCCTGCTCGGCATCGTGTTCAACCTGCTGCTGCGCGGCGACCCCGCGCCGATCGCCGCCACGGACCCCGGCTGGGTCGCCTTCATGGACTCGTGGGCCACCGAGACGCTGCACGTCGTGCTGCCGATCTACTTCGTGCTCGACCTCTTGTTCGCCGGCCAACGCCGTGGACTCCCATGGTCCTCGCTCGCCATCATCGTGACCTACCCGCTCGCCTGGACGATCTACACGATGGTCAGAGGGGAACGCGTCGTGAACCCCGACGGCAGCACCTCGTGGTGGTATCCCTACGGCTTCCTCGACCCGCACACTGCGGGATACGGCTCGGCGTTCACGTACATCGGTGGCATCCTCTTCGCGTTCCTGCTGCTCGGAGCAGGCATCATCGCCATCGGTCGGGCTCGGGAGCGGCGCGCCGCTCGTCACGACGTCTCGACGCGGCCGCGCATCGGTGGCCTGCCGGTCTGA
- a CDS encoding alpha/beta fold hydrolase yields the protein MTDYVTSADGTRIGFDRVGSGPPVVLVGGAMQFRAFDPTTTEMAGHLARHGFEVVNYDRRGRGDSPAEAPITLAQTLDDLRALIDELTEGADDAVALFGNSSGASIALAAAAAGLPVSKLVFFEAPLDAELGHEGAVFLDELRERIAAGDRTGTLEVYMADMPPEWIEGAKQSEAWTTMLAIAPSLEPDAESLAWTQTAPRRELWAGITQPTLALVGTETMDFMDAAADSLVANLPHAQKRAIEASDHRWEPRTLALVIAEFLVG from the coding sequence ATGACCGACTACGTGACCTCGGCCGACGGCACGCGCATCGGATTCGACCGGGTGGGATCCGGCCCGCCGGTGGTGCTCGTCGGCGGCGCGATGCAGTTCCGCGCCTTCGACCCCACGACGACCGAGATGGCCGGGCACCTCGCGCGCCACGGATTCGAGGTCGTGAACTACGACCGGCGCGGCCGCGGCGACAGCCCCGCCGAGGCGCCGATCACGCTCGCGCAGACGCTCGACGACCTGCGCGCCCTCATCGACGAGCTCACCGAGGGCGCCGACGACGCCGTCGCCCTGTTCGGCAACTCGTCGGGTGCGAGCATCGCCCTCGCCGCGGCGGCGGCCGGACTGCCCGTGTCGAAGCTCGTCTTCTTCGAAGCTCCGCTCGACGCGGAGCTCGGACACGAGGGCGCCGTGTTCCTCGACGAGCTCCGCGAGCGCATCGCGGCGGGCGACCGCACCGGCACCCTCGAGGTCTACATGGCCGACATGCCGCCCGAGTGGATCGAGGGCGCGAAGCAGAGCGAGGCCTGGACGACCATGCTCGCGATCGCGCCGAGCCTCGAGCCCGACGCCGAATCGCTCGCGTGGACGCAGACGGCACCCCGCCGCGAGCTCTGGGCGGGCATCACGCAGCCGACCCTCGCGCTCGTCGGCACCGAGACGATGGACTTCATGGATGCCGCGGCCGACTCGCTCGTCGCGAACCTCCCCCATGCCCAGAAGCGCGCGATCGAGGCATCCGATCACCGCTGGGAGCCGCGCACGCTCGCGCTCGTGATCGCAGAGTTCCTCGTCGGCTGA
- a CDS encoding CDP-alcohol phosphatidyltransferase family protein gives MAFAAVAAGGLLVGSWPLVLIGLVGRLAGANLDGAVARARGVSRPFGFVLNEIGDRASDLLPLAALSILAWHSGSVPALLVALVATTAASWPTFISLSAAAAGAARINGGPFGKTERTLTVFLMSVAFTWFPVAAVIGVGSGVIIAGSTLTAATRARAAHRRLRLVDA, from the coding sequence GTGGCCTTCGCCGCCGTGGCCGCCGGTGGCCTGCTTGTTGGATCGTGGCCACTGGTGCTCATCGGACTGGTCGGACGCCTCGCCGGTGCGAACCTGGATGGCGCCGTGGCTCGCGCCAGAGGTGTCAGCCGCCCCTTCGGGTTCGTCCTCAACGAGATCGGCGACCGCGCCTCGGATCTCCTGCCGTTGGCCGCCCTCAGCATCCTCGCCTGGCACTCCGGCTCCGTCCCTGCGCTGCTGGTGGCCCTCGTCGCGACGACCGCCGCATCGTGGCCGACCTTCATCTCGCTGTCTGCGGCCGCTGCCGGTGCAGCGAGGATCAACGGTGGACCGTTCGGGAAGACGGAACGCACGCTCACCGTGTTCCTCATGTCGGTCGCGTTCACCTGGTTCCCCGTCGCTGCGGTGATCGGCGTCGGCTCGGGCGTGATCATCGCCGGCTCGACGTTGACGGCTGCAACCCGAGCTCGAGCGGCTCATCGCCGGTTGCGGCTGGTCGACGCATGA
- the nrdF gene encoding class 1b ribonucleoside-diphosphate reductase subunit beta encodes MTLTDPVNSAQNDPAHGGKVKLVDHVNAINWNKIQDDKDVEVWNRLVNNFWLPEKVPLSNDVQSWNTLTAEEQQLTMRVFTGLTLLDTIQGTVGAVSLIPDSLTPHEEAVYTNIAFMESVHAKSYSSIFSTLCSTKEIDDAFRWSVENENLQKKAAIVMEYYRGDEPLKRKVASTLLESFLFYSGFYLPMYWSSRAKLTNTADLIRLIIRDEAVHGYYIGYKFQKGLELVDQAKRDDLKDYTFSLLYELYDNEVQYTQDLYDGVGLTEDVKKFLHYNANKALMNLGYEPMFPKTVTDVNPAILSALSPNADENHDFFSGSGSSYVIGKAVNTEDEDWDF; translated from the coding sequence ATGACCCTCACCGACCCGGTCAACTCGGCCCAGAACGACCCCGCCCACGGCGGCAAGGTCAAGCTCGTCGACCACGTCAACGCGATCAACTGGAACAAGATCCAGGACGACAAGGACGTCGAAGTCTGGAACCGCCTCGTCAACAACTTCTGGCTGCCCGAGAAGGTGCCGCTGTCGAACGACGTGCAGTCGTGGAACACGCTCACCGCCGAGGAGCAGCAGCTCACGATGCGCGTGTTCACGGGGCTCACCCTGCTCGACACGATCCAGGGCACGGTGGGCGCGGTGTCGCTGATCCCCGACTCGCTGACCCCGCACGAGGAGGCGGTGTACACCAACATCGCGTTCATGGAGTCGGTGCACGCGAAGAGCTATTCTTCGATCTTCTCGACGCTCTGCTCGACGAAGGAGATCGACGACGCCTTCCGCTGGTCGGTCGAGAACGAGAACCTGCAGAAGAAGGCCGCGATCGTCATGGAGTACTACCGTGGCGACGAGCCCCTGAAGCGCAAGGTCGCCTCGACGCTCCTCGAGTCGTTCCTCTTCTACTCGGGCTTCTACCTGCCCATGTACTGGTCGTCGAGGGCGAAGCTCACCAACACGGCCGACCTCATCCGCCTCATCATCCGCGACGAGGCCGTGCACGGGTATTACATCGGCTACAAGTTCCAGAAGGGCCTCGAACTGGTCGACCAGGCCAAGCGCGACGACCTCAAGGACTACACGTTCTCGCTGCTCTACGAGCTCTACGACAACGAGGTGCAGTACACCCAAGACCTCTACGACGGCGTCGGCCTGACGGAAGACGTCAAGAAGTTCCTCCACTACAACGCGAACAAGGCGCTGATGAACCTCGGCTACGAGCCGATGTTCCCGAAGACGGTCACCGACGTGAACCCGGCGATCCTCTCGGCGCTCTCGCCGAACGCCGACGAGAACCACGACTTCTTCTCGGGGTCGGGCTCGTCATACGTCATCGGCAAGGCGGTCAACACCGAGGACGAGGACTGGGACTTCTAG
- a CDS encoding lysophospholipid acyltransferase family protein, with amino-acid sequence MLDTASLHLPAPPTERQVRRSGLVSYWRSKLWGLILSIVTDGVTTIPADAAEPVPLARKPPVPDGPLVVIANHASHADTAVLLATLGRSRPVRFVAAADYWFGTLRNKLVATWLVGIWPIRRDRNGMKDLLAAAPTVAAGIVVVVFPEGSRRRTAKLSGFKRGAFELAAASGAKVLPVGLVGAGDLLPAERKLIRRRPVEVRWGEPFSVENGHAEEAAAAASETIDELIEAPASQRPGRVWTRVRRMAFATAGLALITAWAFAEGIFWPLVAEMPLLLLVCTVGRSWRGPMLIAASAIASAAGILTTWWLVSHGVDTPTPLTTARMHETAMYELATDPSNAFAHQMFNGIPVKVYAHSAGALGMELHEVASSMLPRLARIGIVGCIGWIGGGLLSRYLKPCLGAVQAVCLTLFPVGLGLVIWWWS; translated from the coding sequence GTGCTGGACACCGCCTCGCTCCACCTCCCCGCACCGCCGACCGAACGCCAGGTTCGTCGCTCCGGCCTCGTGTCGTACTGGCGATCGAAGCTGTGGGGCCTGATCCTCTCGATCGTCACCGACGGGGTGACGACGATCCCGGCCGACGCAGCCGAACCGGTCCCGCTCGCTCGCAAGCCACCGGTTCCCGACGGGCCGCTCGTCGTCATCGCCAACCATGCATCCCATGCCGACACGGCGGTATTGCTCGCAACGCTCGGTCGGTCCCGGCCGGTCAGGTTCGTCGCCGCAGCCGACTACTGGTTCGGCACGCTCCGGAACAAGCTCGTCGCGACATGGCTGGTCGGCATCTGGCCCATCCGGCGCGACCGGAACGGCATGAAGGACCTGCTCGCCGCCGCGCCGACCGTCGCAGCCGGAATCGTCGTCGTCGTGTTCCCTGAGGGGAGCCGTCGCCGCACGGCGAAGCTCTCCGGGTTCAAGCGCGGCGCGTTCGAACTCGCCGCGGCATCCGGGGCGAAGGTCCTGCCCGTCGGCTTGGTCGGCGCCGGCGATCTGCTCCCGGCGGAACGCAAGCTCATCCGGCGCCGACCGGTGGAGGTGCGCTGGGGCGAACCGTTCAGCGTTGAGAACGGGCATGCGGAGGAGGCTGCCGCAGCGGCATCCGAAACGATCGACGAGCTCATCGAAGCGCCCGCCTCCCAGCGCCCAGGCCGAGTTTGGACTCGCGTGCGTCGTATGGCGTTCGCCACAGCCGGGTTGGCGCTGATCACCGCCTGGGCGTTCGCGGAAGGCATCTTCTGGCCGCTGGTCGCGGAGATGCCGCTCCTGCTGCTCGTCTGCACGGTCGGACGCTCGTGGCGGGGCCCGATGCTGATCGCGGCATCCGCCATAGCCTCCGCTGCCGGGATCCTCACCACGTGGTGGCTGGTGTCCCACGGTGTGGATACACCCACCCCGTTGACCACGGCGCGGATGCACGAGACCGCGATGTACGAGCTCGCGACCGACCCGTCGAACGCGTTCGCGCACCAGATGTTCAACGGCATCCCGGTCAAGGTGTACGCCCACAGCGCGGGGGCACTCGGAATGGAACTCCATGAGGTCGCCTCCTCGATGCTTCCACGGCTCGCTCGCATCGGGATCGTCGGCTGCATCGGATGGATCGGGGGCGGCCTGCTGTCCCGGTACTTGAAGCCGTGCCTCGGCGCCGTGCAGGCCGTGTGCCTGACGCTGTTCCCGGTCGGGCTCGGCCTCGTCATCTGGTGGTGGTCGTGA
- the nrdH gene encoding glutaredoxin-like protein NrdH, producing the protein MTVTVYTKPSCVQCNATYRALDSKGIEYEVFDVSEDEQALAHVKELGYLQAPVVITDEDHWSGFRPDKIAELASRLA; encoded by the coding sequence ATGACGGTCACGGTCTACACGAAGCCTTCCTGCGTCCAGTGCAATGCCACGTATCGTGCCCTCGACAGCAAGGGCATCGAGTACGAGGTGTTCGACGTCTCCGAAGACGAGCAGGCGCTCGCGCACGTCAAGGAGCTCGGCTACCTGCAGGCTCCGGTCGTCATCACCGACGAAGACCACTGGTCGGGCTTCCGCCCCGACAAGATCGCCGAACTCGCCTCGCGGCTCGCGTAA
- the nrdE gene encoding class 1b ribonucleoside-diphosphate reductase subunit alpha encodes MDAPRTTVAMDYHSLNAMLNLYGADGQIQFEKDREAAREYFLQHVNQNTVFFHSLKERLDYLVEKQYYEQEVLDQYSFEFIQKLNDLAYSKKFRFETFLGAFKYYTSYTLKTFDGKRYLERFEDRVVMTALGLAQGDEQLAIDLVEEIIGGRFQPATPTFLNTGKAQRGELVSCFLLRIEDNMESIARGINSALQLSKRGGGVALLLSNIRESGAPIKQIENQSSGIIPVMKLLEDSFSYANQLGARQGAGAVYLSAHHPDIMRFLDTKRENADEKIRIKTLSLGVVVPDITFELAKNNEDMYLFSPYDVERVYGKPFGDVPITEHYRAMVDDPRIKKTKINAREFFQTLAEIQFESGYPYIVFEDTVNKANPIKGRINMSNLCSEILQVNTPTTYNEDLGYANIGKDISCNLGSLNIALTMDSPDFGRTVETAIRGLTSVSNQSHISSVRSVEDGNDKSHAIGLGQMNLHGYLARERIFYGSEEGIDFTNMYFYTVLFHALRASNKIAIERGETFDGFRDSKYASGEFFDKYTDAAWVPETAKVTQLFADAGVHIPTQQDWLDLKASIQEHGIYNQNLQAVPPTGSISYINNSTASIHPIASKIEIRKEGKIGRVYYPAAFMTNDNLEYYQDAYEIGYEKVIDTYAAATQHVDQGLSLTLFFKDTATTRDINKAQIYAWKKGIKTIYYIRLRQLALEGTEVDGCVSCML; translated from the coding sequence ATGGACGCTCCGCGCACCACCGTCGCGATGGACTACCACTCGCTGAACGCGATGCTCAACCTCTACGGCGCCGACGGGCAGATCCAGTTCGAGAAGGACCGTGAGGCGGCGCGGGAGTACTTCCTGCAGCACGTCAACCAGAACACCGTCTTCTTCCACTCCCTCAAGGAGCGCCTCGACTACCTCGTCGAGAAGCAGTACTACGAGCAGGAGGTGCTCGACCAGTACTCGTTCGAGTTCATCCAGAAGCTCAACGACCTCGCGTACTCGAAGAAGTTCCGGTTCGAGACGTTCCTCGGCGCGTTCAAGTACTACACGAGCTACACGCTCAAGACGTTCGACGGCAAGCGCTACCTCGAGCGCTTCGAGGACCGCGTCGTGATGACCGCCCTCGGCCTCGCGCAGGGCGACGAGCAGCTCGCGATCGACCTGGTGGAGGAGATCATCGGCGGCCGCTTCCAGCCGGCCACCCCCACGTTCCTCAACACAGGCAAGGCCCAGCGCGGCGAGCTCGTCTCCTGCTTCCTCCTGCGCATCGAAGACAACATGGAGTCCATCGCGCGAGGGATCAACTCGGCGCTGCAGCTCTCGAAGCGGGGCGGCGGCGTGGCGCTGCTGCTCAGCAACATCCGCGAGTCGGGCGCCCCGATCAAGCAGATCGAGAACCAGTCGTCGGGCATCATCCCCGTCATGAAGCTCCTCGAGGACTCGTTCAGTTACGCCAACCAGCTCGGTGCCCGCCAGGGCGCCGGCGCGGTCTACCTCAGCGCGCACCACCCCGACATCATGCGGTTCCTCGACACCAAGCGCGAGAACGCCGACGAGAAGATCCGCATCAAGACGCTGTCCCTCGGCGTCGTCGTGCCCGACATCACCTTCGAGCTCGCCAAGAACAACGAGGACATGTACCTGTTCTCGCCCTACGACGTCGAGCGCGTCTACGGCAAGCCGTTCGGCGACGTTCCGATCACCGAGCACTACCGCGCCATGGTCGACGACCCGCGCATCAAGAAGACGAAGATCAACGCGCGCGAATTCTTCCAGACCCTCGCCGAGATCCAGTTCGAGAGCGGATACCCCTACATCGTGTTCGAGGACACGGTGAACAAGGCGAACCCCATCAAGGGCCGCATCAACATGTCGAACCTGTGCTCCGAGATCCTCCAGGTCAACACGCCGACCACCTACAACGAGGACCTCGGCTACGCGAACATCGGCAAGGACATCAGCTGCAACCTCGGTTCGCTGAACATCGCCCTCACGATGGACTCGCCCGACTTCGGCCGCACCGTCGAGACCGCGATCCGCGGCCTCACCTCGGTGTCGAACCAGAGCCACATCTCGTCGGTGCGCTCCGTCGAGGACGGCAACGACAAGTCGCACGCCATCGGCCTGGGCCAGATGAACCTGCACGGCTACCTCGCCCGCGAGCGCATCTTCTACGGCAGCGAGGAGGGCATCGACTTCACGAACATGTACTTCTACACGGTGCTGTTCCACGCGCTGCGCGCCTCGAACAAGATCGCCATCGAGCGCGGCGAGACGTTCGACGGCTTCCGCGACTCCAAGTACGCGTCGGGTGAGTTCTTCGACAAGTACACGGATGCCGCGTGGGTCCCCGAGACCGCCAAGGTCACGCAGCTCTTCGCCGACGCCGGCGTGCACATCCCCACGCAGCAGGACTGGCTGGACCTCAAGGCCTCCATCCAGGAGCACGGGATCTACAACCAGAACCTGCAGGCCGTGCCGCCCACCGGCTCGATCTCGTACATCAACAACTCGACCGCGTCGATCCACCCGATCGCGTCGAAGATCGAGATCCGCAAGGAAGGCAAGATCGGCCGCGTCTACTACCCGGCGGCGTTCATGACGAACGACAACCTCGAGTACTACCAGGACGCGTACGAGATCGGCTACGAGAAGGTCATCGACACCTACGCCGCGGCGACGCAGCACGTCGACCAGGGCCTCTCGCTCACGCTCTTCTTCAAGGACACCGCCACGACCCGCGACATCAACAAGGCGCAGATCTACGCGTGGAAGAAGGGCATCAAGACGATCTACTACATCCGCCTCCGCCAGCTCGCGCTGGAGGGCACGGAAGTGGACGGCTGCGTCAGCTGCATGCTCTGA
- a CDS encoding LacI family DNA-binding transcriptional regulator, with translation MSDRDDKARVATIFDVARLAGVSHQTVSRVLNDLPNVRPATRARVEQAIKQLRYVPSPAARALVTRRTRTLGLIVTGAPDYGPSSTALHFNEAARDARYSVITASMLETDAPSLRSAAELLVRQNVEAIVLIAAQRAALDALDGVELGVPIIAVASEDRGGMHRVWLDQYGGARLAVEHLIGLGHREIRHVSGPSAAMDAAERIRGWSAALGEHGLPAREPLAGDWSPGSGYVHGRALARDLEATAVFVANDQMALGVMHALAEAGRSVPHDVSVVGFDDIPEAAYFAPPLTTVRQDFDALGRDAMAGVLAVLGDDDRLMPTPTLPELVVRASTGAPIHDRVAVGS, from the coding sequence GTGAGCGACCGGGACGACAAGGCGAGGGTCGCGACGATCTTCGACGTCGCGCGACTGGCCGGCGTGTCCCACCAGACCGTCTCTCGGGTGCTCAACGATCTCCCCAACGTGCGCCCGGCGACGCGGGCACGGGTCGAGCAGGCCATCAAGCAGCTGCGCTACGTGCCGTCGCCGGCCGCCCGCGCGCTCGTCACCCGGCGCACGCGCACGCTCGGCCTCATCGTCACGGGCGCGCCCGACTACGGCCCCTCATCGACGGCGCTGCACTTCAACGAGGCCGCGCGCGACGCCCGGTACTCGGTCATCACGGCGAGCATGCTCGAGACGGATGCCCCGAGCCTGCGCTCCGCGGCCGAGCTCCTCGTGCGCCAGAACGTCGAGGCCATCGTGCTCATCGCCGCGCAGCGTGCCGCGCTCGACGCGCTCGACGGCGTCGAGCTCGGGGTGCCGATCATCGCCGTGGCCTCCGAAGACCGCGGCGGCATGCACCGCGTCTGGCTCGACCAGTACGGCGGCGCGCGCCTCGCGGTCGAGCACCTCATCGGCCTCGGCCACCGCGAGATCCGGCATGTCAGCGGGCCGTCCGCCGCGATGGACGCGGCCGAGCGGATCCGCGGCTGGTCGGCCGCCCTCGGCGAGCACGGGCTGCCGGCCCGCGAGCCCCTCGCCGGCGACTGGTCGCCCGGCAGCGGCTACGTGCACGGACGCGCCCTCGCCCGCGATCTCGAGGCGACCGCCGTGTTCGTCGCGAACGACCAGATGGCGCTCGGCGTGATGCACGCGCTCGCCGAGGCCGGCCGATCGGTGCCGCACGACGTCAGCGTCGTGGGCTTCGACGACATCCCCGAGGCCGCGTACTTCGCGCCGCCGCTCACGACCGTGCGCCAGGACTTCGACGCGCTCGGCCGCGACGCCATGGCGGGCGTGCTCGCCGTGCTCGGCGACGACGACCGGCTCATGCCGACGCCGACACTGCCCGAACTCGTGGTGCGCGCGAGCACGGGAGCGCCGATCCACGATCGGGTCGCGGTCGGGTCGTAG
- the yjfF gene encoding galactofuranose ABC transporter, permease protein YjfF gives MTKLLDAPARPGRAKRPAGPGQPGPSGRSLGSGIRALLTSPKYGPVTVTAVLFLAIFVIGGVRYRGFFSGQVFLNLLVDNAYLIVLAVGMTFVILTGGIDLSVGAVVALSGMIAASLLQTGWSPWTVIPLILVLTSVLGLLVGLMIHVFKVQPFIATLAAMFLARGLCYVISQSSISITDETFVQLAVARIPLGGGMSITPSVIIALVVVAIAVWVLHATRFGRTVYAIGGGEQSGLLMGLPVARTKVLVYVVSGFCSGLAGVLFTFYTLSGYPLTAIGTELDAIAAVVIGGTLLTGGYGFVLGSVLGVLVLGVIQTIITFEGTLSSWWTKIFIGALLLVFIILQRVLTARRR, from the coding sequence ATGACGAAGCTCCTCGACGCCCCCGCTCGCCCCGGCCGCGCCAAGCGCCCCGCCGGCCCCGGACAGCCCGGGCCCTCGGGCCGGTCTCTCGGCAGCGGCATCCGTGCCTTGCTCACCAGCCCCAAGTACGGACCCGTCACCGTGACCGCCGTGCTGTTCCTCGCCATCTTCGTGATCGGCGGGGTGCGCTACCGCGGCTTCTTCTCGGGGCAGGTGTTCCTCAACCTGCTCGTCGACAACGCGTACCTCATCGTGCTCGCGGTCGGCATGACGTTCGTGATCCTCACCGGCGGCATCGACCTCTCGGTCGGCGCGGTCGTCGCCCTCAGCGGCATGATCGCCGCGAGCCTGCTGCAGACCGGGTGGTCGCCGTGGACGGTGATCCCGCTGATCCTCGTGCTCACGAGCGTGCTCGGCCTGCTCGTGGGACTCATGATCCACGTCTTCAAGGTGCAGCCGTTCATCGCGACACTCGCCGCGATGTTCCTCGCCCGCGGGCTCTGCTACGTGATCAGCCAGAGCTCGATCTCGATCACCGACGAGACGTTCGTGCAGCTCGCAGTGGCGCGCATCCCGCTCGGCGGCGGCATGTCGATCACGCCGAGCGTCATCATCGCCCTCGTCGTCGTGGCGATCGCGGTGTGGGTGCTGCACGCCACCCGGTTCGGCCGCACGGTCTACGCGATCGGCGGCGGGGAGCAGAGCGGCCTGCTCATGGGCCTGCCCGTGGCGCGCACGAAGGTGCTCGTCTACGTCGTCTCGGGCTTCTGCTCGGGCCTGGCCGGCGTGCTGTTCACCTTCTACACGCTGTCGGGGTATCCGCTCACCGCGATCGGCACGGAGCTCGACGCGATCGCCGCGGTCGTCATCGGCGGCACGCTGCTGACGGGCGGCTACGGCTTCGTGCTCGGCTCGGTGCTCGGCGTGCTCGTGCTGGGCGTCATCCAGACGATCATCACGTTCGAGGGCACGCTCTCGTCGTGGTGGACGAAGATCTTCATCGGCGCGCTGCTGCTCGTGTTCATCATCCTGCAGCGGGTGCTCACGGCGAGGCGGCGCTGA